The Penicillium oxalicum strain HP7-1 chromosome V, whole genome shotgun sequence genomic interval GTAAGTGTTATCCGTGTGAGCCCCAAGCCACTGGTTTGTGTAAGCTGTGTCCTTATAGGTGAGATCCGCAGTGAAGTCCCAAAACCCTCCTGTGGCTCTCGTCAGCGTCTTTCTCGACTATATGTCCGGGTATAGACTCTGACAAACCATAATGTGTGTGCCTTATAAAGGCAATTCTTTCAATCAGGGCTTTGGTTGACTGCGGGTCGATCGGCACACCTTTGACGAAGCAGAACCCCCAGGTCCACTGATCTGAGATGAGCATTTGTGCTTTAGGCCCAGGGATGGGTGACAATAGGTATTGATTTGTAAAATACTCACGATGTTTTCCAGCCACTCCAGTACTGCCTTGTCTTCGGACATCACCGCATCATATGCCACCTCTGGATATGAAGCTCCCCCTTGTGCTTCATACACCTGGAATGGTCTAGGTGGGAGCATTAGTGTATTCCAAAATACAAGATATTAAGGACGCACCTTGGTAATCTGACTGGCTTCGTTGGCCTGTGGTCCACAAAGTGTCGGGAATTGCCGCGATGCGTCGAAAGCCAATTCCATGAATATGTGCTTTCATGCCCATCATTCCCTGTTCTCAATTTAGTTGCCAATAATTGGAAAATGAAGCCGCAATCAGTTCTCACATTTAACGTGAACATCCTCGACACCGGAGCTTTGGACTTCCTTCGGTCGGATATTTGGCGCAATCTGCACTCGCGTCAGCGCGTGTGATCAAACAATAATGAATCAAATGATTGCCGAAGACATACCGAGAAAGTGTCGAAAGTCCTTTGTTTGGTGTCCGGATGAACGCACTTCGGACATTGACAATTTTCTCTGGGGTTGGTCAATATCAAATACTCAATCAATCGCCAAGGATTATCATGTCTTATTACCTCAGGAATGTAGATCCACTATCCAATACATTTTAGCTGCCTGTTCGAATAAGTCTGCCGATTGCTTTGCTTGCTTGGTACTTACAACTGCCAGAAGGGACCTGCTTCTGAGGGGGTTCTCACCACCACATTACCGCGTTTCAAGGCTATCCGAAAGGCCTGCTGAGTTTTTTCGTCTTTGGAAATATCCTCGGCGACGTCAAGTTTGGAAGCTTTGTTGCTGATCTGCGCAGAAGTGGACTGGAGGCGCTTGCTCCTGTTGAGCAGCCAGCTTCCGCTCTGGCCACCGCGAGCTTTACTGTATGCGCTACTAGCCTAAATCATCCCACAGAAACTGCCGTCAACTCTCAGAGCCTCCACTTGGTGACCAGGAATACACACAAACTTTGACCTACCGAGCTGCAACTGTTGAACACGCTCAATGGCGTGTTTGAAACTCTGGGCACGTATGTTAGTGAGTCGGGCATAGCGTCTGGTGTAGCTTTTTCCATGTTTACCTATGCAAGCTCCGAAGAGCTGCCATATTCAGGCTTAAATTCCGAGTTGCATTCATGTTTCGCTAATACAAATATGCGTCTCTTGCTGCAGGCACAATGCAGAGTTCGCGAGCTTGTAGTTGTACTGTCTGAAGAGATGGCCCAAGCGTTGATGGCTTCCAGCAGCCGAGGTTATTATCACGTGATGCTCAAGTACTTGTTTTCCGCATCATACTCTTGCGGAAAAGCAATTAGCTACAACTATGAAAAACCGACATCTGAAATACCAGCGATTAGTGGATCGATCTACCAGCAGCTTTTTCTGGCGGCATATGACCGCATTTTTATGAATACGTGGCCATTCTATGGTGCATTTCGTAGGCTCAATCTGCACTATCTTCGATGGGTTGCTTGGGCCCTGGACAAGCCTAAAGCTTGCTCTTCTCGCCGACGACTTTGACCAGAGCACGTCCATTGCTGAGAACAACTTTCCCGGTCTGATTCTTAGTCACGAAGCGAACCTCCTCAAAACCATCGGACTGCTTGTCACCCATCCGCCAGATCTCCGTGGTGAGCTTGTCTCCAGGACGAACGGGTGAGGCGAAACGTGCCTGGAATTCCTTGAGATTCTCGGGATTGCTGCCACCGAGTTCGCGTAAGACACCGTGCGCTGTGGAGTTCCAGCTGAACAGGCCATGGATGATAGTACCGCCAAAGCCCATCTTCTGGCCTGGCTCCGGAGTTGCGTGCAGGGGGTTGTAGTCACCGTTGAGGCTTTGCCTTGTTAGTGGAATCTTCTCGTTGAAATCATAGAGTGGAGGTCCATACCGATATAAGTGGGCGGTCTCCATATTCGTCTGGATCACATGGACCGCATCAGGCTTCTTCCCCTCGGGTGGGGGGAAGTTGACGGTGGCGGGGCCTATTAGCGGCGCAAATTAGATCAACTCTTGGGGTGGCTATGGGACCTCGGAGCAAACAAACCCTTAGGACCCCCCCATCCACCCTGGCCTACCAAAAAGCCGCTGCTCAAGACCTTTGAGTAGACCTCGCCGG includes:
- a CDS encoding Trimethyllysine dioxygenase; translated protein: MEKATPDAMPDSLTYVPRVSNTPLSVFNSCSSASSAYSKARGGQSGSWLLNRSKRLQSTSAQISNKASKLDVAEDISKDEKTQQAFRIALKRGNVVVRTPSEAGPFWQLENCQCPKCVHPDTKQRTFDTFSIAPNIRPKEVQSSGVEDVHVKWNDGHESTYSWNWLSTHRGNSRHFVDHRPTKPVRLPRPFQVYEAQGGASYPEVAYDAVMSEDKAVLEWLENIWTWGFCFVKGVPIDPQSTKALIERIAFIRHTHYGGFWDFTADLTYKDTAYTNQWLGAHTDNTYFTDPSRLQLFHLLSHTDGKGGESLLVDGFAAATKLAQTSPKSYIELTRSRHPWHASGNEDVCIQPSAMAPVFSIHPDTKAVHQIRWNNYDRAPKTDWSIVSQNEWYAAARAYNDILTDKSNEIWTQLQPGTALIFDNWRMLHGRSEFTGKRRMCGGYVNNDDFVSRLRLLKFGRQSVLDNLGNVKDFKNPKNPYSVY
- a CDS encoding putative dehydratase NIT22 translates to MSAPGAGHEFPPQEVSWQKRDVLLFANSIGIKADELHFLYELHPNFSVFPTYSLILPFKLTDQEVIDFYARQKAVKIPGVPDLDHRHGVDGQRKITVLKPLPPTSAGKKFELRNKVVGVYDKGKPGTVVETEQSIVDANTGEVYSKVLSSGFLVGQGGWGGPKGPATVNFPPPEGKKPDAVHVIQTNMETAHLYRYGPPLYDFNEKIPLTRQSLNGDYNPLHATPEPGQKMGFGGTIIHGLFSWNSTAHGVLRELGGSNPENLKEFQARFASPVRPGDKLTTEIWRMGDKQSDGFEEVRFVTKNQTGKVVLSNGRALVKVVGEKSKL